The genomic DNA GCGACCGCGAGCAGCGCACGGCGTTCCTGCCCCAACGCGATCCCGACGCATCGGGGCGTACGCGCCCCCGAGCGCCCGGACACGCCCTCCTGACGGCCGCGTAGGGATCCCCTGAATCTCCGGTGACCCCGCGCGGGTCGTCATGCCGCCATGCGTATCCCCGGCACGACGAGGCCCCCGGAGGGCTCACCCATGTTCACCTTCATGTCCACTGTCATGTCCGTTTTCGCCGGCTTGGTCGAGCAACTCGCCGACGTGCTCCAGCCGCTGTTCCACGCCTCCGCCGCGGCGGCCGCGATCGTCCTGTTCACCGCGCTCGTACGGCTCCTGGTGCACCCGCTGTCCCGGGCGTCGGCGCGTGGGCAGCGGGCGCGGGCGAGGCTCCAGCCGCAGGTCGCGGAGCTGCGCAAGAAGCACGGCAAGAACCCCGAGAAGCTCCAGAAGGCGCTGCTGGAACTGCATGCCGAGGAGAAGGTCTCGCCGCTGTCCGGGTGTCTGCCCGGGCTCTTCCAGCTCCCCGCCTTCTTCCTCCTCTACCACCTGTTCTCGAACACGACGATCGGCGGCGAAGGCAACGAACTGCTGACCCACACCCTGTTCACCGCGCCCCTCGGCGACCGCTGGGCGGACGCGCTGGGCGACGGCGGGCCGTTCGGGACGCAGGGGCTGGTCTACCTCGGCCTCTTCGCGATCGTCGCGGCGGTCGCGACCTTCAACTACCGCCGTACGAAGCGGACGATGGCGGCGAACCCGCTCCCGGTGGGCGACGGCGAGCAGCAGGTGCCGGGGCTGGGCGCGATCAACAGGTTCATGCCGCTGATGTCCTTCTTCACGCTCTTCACCGTGGCGTT from Streptomyces avermitilis MA-4680 = NBRC 14893 includes the following:
- a CDS encoding YidC/Oxa1 family membrane protein insertase — protein: MSVFAGLVEQLADVLQPLFHASAAAAAIVLFTALVRLLVHPLSRASARGQRARARLQPQVAELRKKHGKNPEKLQKALLELHAEEKVSPLSGCLPGLFQLPAFFLLYHLFSNTTIGGEGNELLTHTLFTAPLGDRWADALGDGGPFGTQGLVYLGLFAIVAAVATFNYRRTKRTMAANPLPVGDGEQQVPGLGAINRFMPLMSFFTLFTVAFVPLAAALYVVTSTTWSAVERAALYPVPERSS